One window from the genome of Salvia splendens isolate huo1 chromosome 9, SspV2, whole genome shotgun sequence encodes:
- the LOC121747446 gene encoding pectin acetylesterase 11-like has translation MATLPLPLTILSLVAAGIVAGHNVTISLLDSAIARGAVCLDGTPPAYAYSPGFGDGYDNWHVFLQGGGWCQNVDACLDRARSSNGSSAKLMSTQNGIVSFGGMLDANSTFNPDFYNWHVVKIFYCDGSSLMSDVEDVDPKYNLTYRGARIYDAMMDELLRIGMGNAKNALLSGTSAGGLATTLHCDKFHPIVVSQHN, from the exons ATGGCTACATTACCACTGCCACTTACTATCCTATCTTTGGTTGCGGCAGGAATCGTAGCAGGCCACAACGTCACCATCTCTCTATTGGACTCCGCTATTGCCAGAGGAGCTg tctGTCTAGACGGCACCCCTCCGGCCTATGCTTATAGCCCAGGGTTCGGAGACGGATACGACAACTGGCACGTATTCCTACAG GGTGGTGGGTGGTGCCAGAATGTAGATGCCTGCCTCGATAGAGCCAGAAGTTCCAATGGAAGTAGTGCTAAGCTTATGTCGACGCAGAATGGTATCGTATCCTTTGGAGGGATGCTCGACGCCAATTCCACCTTTAATCCtg ATTTCTACAATTGGCACGTGGTCAAAATCTTCTACTGTGACGGCTCTTCTCTCATGTCCGATGTTGAGGATGTAGACCCG AAATACAACCTGACTTACAGAGGTGCGAGAATATATGATGCCATGATGGATGAGCTTCTACGAATCGGAATGGGAAATGCTAAAAAT GCTTTATTGTCAGGCACTTCGGCAGGTGGATTAGCCACTACTTTACATTGTGATAAGTTCCATCCAATCGTTGTTTCACAACACAACTAG
- the LOC121748569 gene encoding cleavage and polyadenylation specificity factor subunit 6-like, giving the protein MDENEVGVGGDGYSGDPNEQFHRNEAISAVADDDGFLGEEDDDYEDLYNDVNVGENFQQSLRRNDDHPAHRTEDVQDKKLNMDLPPPPPPQMQLQPQLQPQPQPQIEGEGMGLPDEAAPSRIPGLVAGFQDVGVRGDASASDVGLGRGAGGIVPGGGGEFRVELGQSSNNIPDLEKRGVNNNVPNNQQMVHHQQPHAASIGTYDNARNLGNMNGTGGNVYGADGMGGGPGIGGDGAVGGGIGVGSGGGGTVLFVGDLHWWTTDSELEAELCKYGPVKEVKFFDERASGKSKGYCQVEFFDPGAATSCKEGMNGHVFNGRPCVVAYASPYTVKRMGEAQVNRNQQQMGGTAVNQPRRGPADLPSKPGGVGNNIHAGGNPHNGGDNNGRGFGRGNWGRGNAQGGINNRGPVGPMRSRAGGMAGRGLAGNGFGQLGGAPPMMHPQAMMGQGFDPAFAGHMGRMGGYGGFPGAPAAPFPGILSSFGPVGNVGLPGVAPHVNPAFYGRGMPLGGMGMGPTPGVDGPNMGMWSDPNMGGWAGDEHGARAGESSYGEEATSDHQYGEGSQERGPWTNTVKDKDRGSERDWSGSSERRYRDDRGAGYERDASREKDVRQDHDWSERRHRDDKDVGRDRQKEREKDRERSTDHERGGRERERERRRDDRDRYGDHHRHKNREAEYDDDWDRGRSSRSHGKSRVSHEEEHRSRSRDADYGKRRRLTSE; this is encoded by the coding sequence ATGGATGAAAATGAAGTTGGAGTTGGAGGTGATGGCTACAGTGGAGATCCGAACGAGCAGTTCCACCGGAACGAGGCAATCTCGGCTGTTGCTGATGACGATGGTTTTCTGGGCGAGGAGGACGATGACTATGAGGATCTCTACAATGACGTCAATGTTGGTGAGAACTTCCAGCAGTCTCTTCGTAGGAATGACGATCACCCAGCTCACAGGACTGAGGATGTTCAAGACAAGAAGCTGAACATGGACCTgcctccacctcctccgccaCAGATGCAGCTGCAGCCACAGCTTCAGCCGCAACCTCAACCGCAGATAGAGGGTGAAGGTATGGGTTTGCCGGATGAGGCAGCTCCATCTAGGATTCCTGGTTTAGTGGCCGGGTTTCAAGATGTGGGAGTTAGAGGGGATGCCAGTGCAAGTGACGTGGGACTTGGTAGAGGTGCGGGTGGGATAGTTCCTGGTGGTGGGGGTGAATTTAGAGTTGAGTTGGGGCAGTCATCGAATAATATACCTGATTTGGAAAAGCGGGGAGTAAACAACAATGTCCCTAATAATCAACAAATGGTTCACCATCAACAGCCACATGCGGCTAGCATAGGAACTTATGATAATGCAAGGAACTTAGGGAATATGAACGGGACTGGTGGAAATGTGTATGGAGCTGATGGTATGGGTGGAGGGCCTGGTATTGGAGGTGATGGGGCAGTTGGAGGTGGAATTGGGGTTGGCAGTGGGGGTGGAGGGACAGTTCTCTTTGTCGGTGACCTGCATTGGTGGACAACAGATAGTGAACTGGAAGCAGAACTGTGCAAGTATGGACCGGTAAAAGAGGTGAAGTTCTTTGATGAGAGAGCTAGTGGCAAGTCCAAGGGATACTGTCAAGTCGAGTTTTTTGATCCTGGAGCTGCCACTTCCTGCAAAGAAGGAATGAATGGCCATGTTTTCAATGGGCGTCCCTGCGTTGTTGCTTATGCCTCACCATATACTGTTAAAAGAATGGGTGAAGCCCAGGTTAATAGAAATCAACAACAGATGGGTGGGACAGCTGTTAACCAACCAAGGAGAGGCCCTGCAGATTTACCCAGTAAACCTGGTGGAGTTGGTAACAATATACATGCTGGTGGGAATCCTCACAATGGTGGTGATAATAATGGCAGGGGTTTTGGGAGAGGAAACTGGGGTAGAGGTAATGCTCAGGGAGGGATTAATAACAGAGGCCCAGTTGGCCCCATGAGGAGTAGGGCTGGTGGAATGGCTGGTCGTGGCTTAGCTGGTAACGGATTTGGTCAGCTTGGTGGAGCCCCTCCAATGATGCACCCTCAGGCCATGATGGGCCAAGGTTTCGATCCTGCTTTTGCAGGTCATATGGGGAGAATGGGTGGTTATGGTGGATTTCCTGGTGCTCCTGCAGCTCCCTTTCCGGGCATCTTGTCTTCATTTGGGCCTGTCGGGAATGTCGGTTTGCCCGGTGTAGCTCCACATGTTAATCCTGCGTTCTATGGGAGGGGGATGCCCTTAGGTGGCATGGGGATGGGTCCCACTCCTGGAGTTGATGGGCCTAATATGGGAATGTGGTCAGATCCTAATATGGGAGGATGGGCTGGAGATGAACATGGAGCGAGAGCAGGGGAATCTAGTTATGGGGAAGAAGCTACATCTGACCATCAGTATGGGGAGGGGAGTCAAGAGAGGGGGCCGTGGACAAATACCGTGAAGGATAAAGATAGAGGGTCAGAAAGGGACTGGTCTGGCTCTTCTGAAAGAAGGTACAGAGATGATCGAGGAGCTGGGTATGAAAGAGATGCGTCTAGAGAGAAGGATGTTCGACAAGATCATGATTGGTCAGAAAGGAGACATCGTGATGACAAAGATGTTGGCAGAGACAGGCAAAAAGAGCGGGAAAAGGATCGTGAGCGTTCCACAGACCATGAGCGTGGTGGCCGTGAACGTGAAAGAGAACGACGTAGAGATGATAGAGACAGATATGGTGATCATCATAGGCACAAAAATCGCGAGGCAGAATATGATGATGACTGGGACAGGGGAAGATCATCAAGATCGCACGGAAAGTCAAGGGTATCTCATGAGGAAGAGCATAGATCACGGTCAAGGGATGCTGATTATGGGAAGAGGCGGCGTCTGACCTCCGAGTAA
- the LOC121749326 gene encoding pectin acetylesterase 8-like, which yields MPLINFVWLTREHFMGADWREAFFFNVISAHGLTNMLPTSCTSKFSSALCLFPETLVPDIQTPLFLIESAFDSYQISQNVFSPSDTSLRWISCTHNLMFCNWTDIKIMKDFRYTFINTLKSTIKNSSSRRGYFVHSCYQHGHMEYKRRSTCSSFVGNGLANKTIAQAVGDWFFDRSEFQEMDMLNDLPRNCTSFDDQPTLEKKCRDYIHH from the exons ATGCCATTGATTAATTTTGTTTGGCTCACTAGAGAGCATTTTATGGGAGCTGATTGGAGAGAAGCTTTCTTCTTTAATGTGATATCAGCACAT GGTTTGACGAATATGTTACCCACATCATGCACATCCAAATTTAGCTCAGCTCTG TGTTTATTTCCTGAAACTTTGGTCCCAGATATCCAAACCCCATTATTTTTAATCGAATCAGCATTTGACTCATATCAG ATATCACAAAATGTGTTCTCTCCGAGTGATACTAGCCTGAGATGGATCAGTTGCACCCATAACTTGATGTTTTGCAATTGGACtgatataaaaataatgaaag ATTTTAGGTACACATTCATAAATACGCTGAAAAGTACAATTAAGAATAGCTCATCAAGGAGAGGCTATTTTGTACATAGTTGCTACCAACATGGACATATGGAATACAAACGCAGATCGACATGCTCATCGTTTGTTGGAAACGGACTTGCTAACAAA ACGATAGCACAAGCTGTGGGAGATTGGTTTTTCGACCGGAGCGAGTTCCAGGAGATGGACATGCTCAATGACTTGCCACGGAACTGCACTAGCTTCGACGACCAACCTACTTTGGAGAAAAAGTGTAGGGATTATATTCATCATTAG